The following are from one region of the Malassezia vespertilionis chromosome 4, complete sequence genome:
- a CDS encoding uncharacterized protein (EggNog:ENOG503P7IX; COG:S) encodes MGNDATQAEHAEEWAEYEIDADKMLEEHVLDNASDEGLPTLRLTFHDQDFSVYSVASESGAAFFACEPGQEPHAVPAPELPIAQDAYWEPLESLFAALRVPNALGEFLEGNTGLQLAFPDLEMSVHEDDMYTREVSLHDIFRLALGFDIRASLHVVVSQIPRFISRYNELATMMNAADDAAWIEDAGKGDEDEDADEDADEDADLDADEDEGEDADEDEGEDEDEEVHGEGGEVEETACVDEDVSIAEVNEPFGDDRAGSEAGNDEVHAGNDQGDQKGGQVEVDQDNGQVDDQVDDQDNGQIDEQVDGQDNGQDNGQVDGQVDGQDNGQVDGQVDGQGDGQVDSQVDDQVDGQVDGQVKDQLDAPVEIDHIGVDLDEIDHIGADPVEVDHIEVHDKGLGTAEAKDDKAAHEIDVETHDNKGSQGIVTNVLGASAMDSTDSRTEPSEKGNVASNVTADKHPSTVDTASSTAADAGTDLPSVDTAGSTGNATAADTTLRTHSDINPSSSALPDTTRDANATQDSMHIPNSATHAHAPSEYDEDMSFHAAHYADNDADPSDPAAAYQDGTYQTQHGTPSAPPRAGKRAEPGMETQEDVQADLKRPRV; translated from the coding sequence ATGGGCAACGACGCGACCCAAGCAGAGCATGCAGAAGAGTGGGCCGAGTACGAGATAGATGCCGACAAGATGCTAGAGGAGCACGTGTTAGATAATGCATCCGATGAAGGGCTGCCCACGCTGAGGCTCACGTTCCACGACCAGGACTTTAGCGTTTATTCGGTCGCGAGCGAGTCGGGCGCTGCATTCTTTGCTTGTGAACCGGGCCAAGAGCCGCATGCGGTCCCTGCACCGGAACTGCCTATTGCGCAGGATGCGTACTGGGAGCCACTCGAGTCTCtatttgccgcgctgcgtgtcCCGAACGCGCTCGGCGAATTCCTCGAGGGCAATACGGGACTGCAACTCGCGTTTCCGGACTTGGAAATGAGTGTGCATGAGGACGATATGTATACGCGCGAGGTATCGCTGCACGATATCTTTCGGCTTGCATTGGGGTTCGATATCCGGGCGAGCTTGCACGTAGTGGTGTCGCAAATCCCGAGGTTCATCTCGCGGTACAATGAACTTGCTACGATGATGAATGCCGCAGATGACGCTGCTTGGATTGAGGATGCGGGGAAGGGAGATGAGGATGAGGATGCGGATGAGGATGCGGATGAGGATGCGGATTTGGATGCGGATGAGGATGAGGGTGAGGATGCGGATGAGGATGAGGGTGAGGATGAGGATGAGGAGGTACATGGCGAGGGGGGGGAGGTTGAAGAGACTGCCTGTGTCGACGAAGATGTTAGCATTGCCGAGGTGAACGAGCCTTTCGGCGATGACCGTGCTGGTAGTGAAGCCGGTAATGATGAAGTGCATGCCGGTAATGACCAAGGTGACCAAAAGGGCGGCCAAGTTGAGGTCGATCAAGATAACGGTCAAGTGGATGATCAAGTCGATGATCAAGACAACGGTCAAATCGATGAACAAGTCGACGGTCAAGACAACGGTCAAGACAACGGTCAAGTCGATGGCCAAGTCGACGGTCAAGACAACGGTCAAGTCGACGGTCAAGTCGACGGTCAAGGCGACGGTCAAGTCGACAGTCAAGTCGATGATCAAGTCGATGGCCAAGTCGATGGCCAAGTCAAAGATCAACTCGACGCCCCTGTCGAAATTGACCACATTGGGGTTGACCTAGACGAGATTGACCACATTGGAGCCGATCCAGTCGAGGTCGACCACATCGAGGTCCATGACAAAGGGCTCGGCACGGCTGAAGCCAAAGACGACAAGGCTGCCCACGAGATTGACGTCGAGACCCATGACAATAAAGGTAGTCAAGGCATTGTCACCAATGTCCtcggcgccagcgcaatGGACTCCACTGACAGTCGCACCGAGCCGTCAGAAAAGGGCAACGTCGCCAGCAATGTTACTGCAGACAAACACCCCTCTACTGTCGACACTGCCAGCTCTACCGCTGCAGATGCGGGCACCGACCTCCCCAGCGTTGACACTGCAGGCTCTACAGGCAATGCCACTGCTGCAGATACCACGCTACGAACCCACTCTGATATAAACCCATCGTCTTCGGCGCTACCGGATACCACCCGAGATGCAAATGCCACGCAGGACAGTATGCATATTCCAAACTCggccacgcacgcgcacgctccgtcGGAGTACGATGAAGACATGTCGttccatgcagcgcactATGCCGACAACGATGCAGACCCAAGCGATCCCGCCGCAGCGTATCAAGATGGAACGTACCAAACCCAGCATGGTACGCCATCCGCTCCGCCACGCGCAGGGAAACGTGCTGAGCCGGGTATGGAGACCCAGGAGGACGTACAGGCAGATCTAAAGCGGCCAAGGGTGTGA
- a CDS encoding uncharacterized protein (EggNog:ENOG503NVGE; COG:K; BUSCO:EOG092625AX) — MPQRMPGPAPGPPPKPYVKLAGKSHAQSVQRSETTPPPAQQPLATPTTKRGKKHAPEEQGRREKRLRRFEEEQAAFEREQAEDMHTAVASTSLAARFGVIQSLTPPATPPPDPNVIDWDEYTVVGTSQKLEKPYLRLTSAPNPKMVRPLATLRRTLALLRQKWANEGNYAYICDQFKSMRQDLTVQRIKNGFTVEVYETHARIALARGDLGEYNQCQSQLRSLYAYGLPGARLEFLAYRILYLLHTRNQRDVNALMSELDPTAKADPAVAHTLAVRASMRQGNFHRLFALYKDAPNMNAEIMRHFVDRERVHALGVLACSVRPACPISFLVEELRFDAESDARDFLVAQDAALYTEQGQWDTKRAMDALAHAAERHRKVDIKGQL; from the exons atgccgcagcgcatgccCGGCCCTGCGCCCGGCCCACCGCCGAAACCGTACGTGAAGCTTGCAGGGAAGAGCCACGCGCAGAGCGTGCAGCGTTCCGAGACAACGCCACCGCCAGCGCAGCAACCCCTGGCAACGCCCACtaccaagcgcggcaagaagcATGCGCCGGAGGAGCAAGGACGGCGCGAAAAGCggttgcgccgctttgaAGAGGAGCAGGCCGCGTTTGAGCGCGAACAGGCCGAGGATATGCACACCGCTGTTGCATCGACGTCTCTAgctgcgcgctttggcgtcATCCAGTCGCTCACACCGCCGGCGACGCCACCGCCGGACCCCAACGTGATTGACTGGGACGAGTACACGGTGGTCGGCACTTCGCAGAAGCTGGAGAAGCCCTACCTGCGTTTGACTTCAGCGCCGAATCCCAAGATGGTGCGGCCGCTTGCAACCTTACGCCGCACacttgcgcttctgcggCAGAAATGGGCTAACGAAGGAAATTATGCATACATCTGCGACCAGTTCAAGAGCATGCGGCAGGATCTCACCGTACAGCGCATCAAGAACGGGTTTACGGTCGAAGTTTACGAAACACACGCGCGGattgcacttgcgcgcggcgacctGGGCGAGTACAACCAGTGCCAAtcgcagctgcgcagcctGTACGCGTACGGACtgcccggcgcgcggctcgagtTTCTAGCGTACCGGATCCTCTATCTCTTGCACACACGTAACCAGCGCGACGTGAATGCACTCATGAGCGAGCTTGATCCGACTGCGAAAGCAGATCCAGCCGTCGCGCATACGCtggccgtgcgtgcatcgatgcgTCAGGGCAACTTTCACCGACTGTTTGCGCTGTACAAAGACGCGCCGAATATGAATGCAGAGATTATGCGCCACTTTGTCGatcgcgagcgcgtgcatgcacttggcgtgcttgcgtgcAGTGTGCGGCCCGCGTGCCCGATATCCTTTctcgtcgaggagctgcgaTTTGACGCCGaaagcgatgcgcgcgattttCTCGTAGCGcaagatgcggcgctgtacACCGAGCAGGGCCAATGGGAtacaaagcgcgcgatggatgcgcttgcgcacgctgccgagcgGCACCGCAAAGTCGAT ATCAAAGGACAGCTGTAG
- a CDS encoding acylglycerol lipase (MEROPS:MER0036051; BUSCO:EOG092638EN; EggNog:ENOG503NYMR; COG:I) yields the protein MDYIPDVQVARPGVSEEEWFDLRGDDERWYFLKSWYPTEANAPEKLSKPKGAVVFVHGFGEHISRYTNIFKVFADRDYQVTGFDQRGYGRTWRDANDRDAVHGWTTWPDQFRDVSHLLWLIRKRLDDDWGKDTVPIFLMGHSMGGGISTGFFTRPPGEGPGEEVKDLVSGVVLSAPWLDIHFPIPTSVGVALMGVLLRIAPRLRLPLGPPSDDLCRDPLVCRAVREDPLCDTGVYTRGLYDPLRHGPKLVSEGYKRWPQRLPILVAHGTGDKVTKWSCSRDLVDNLKKRGCDATFASFNGNYHENLFEPGAIKIKFANSIIEYVAHLALTSSWMDNVIARRKVHAIESQTVPH from the coding sequence ATGGACTATATTCCAGATGTGCAGGTAGCGCGGCCCGGAGTGTCGGAGGAAGAGTGGTTTGATCTTCGAGGGGACGATGAGCGCTGGTATTTTTTAAAGAGCTGGTACCCGACGGAGGCCAATGCGCCAGAGAAGTTGTCCAAGCCTAAAGGCGCCGTGGTATTTGTGCACGGATTTGGCGAGCATATCAGCCGCTACACAAATATATTCAAGGTGTTTGCTGACCGTGACTACCAGGTTACTGGTTTTGATCAGCGCGGGTATGGCCGTACGTGGCGTGATGCAAATGACCGggacgccgtgcacggTTGGACGACATGGCCCGACCAGTTTCGCGACGTTTCGCACCTGCTGTGGCTCATACGCAAGCGGCTGGATGACGACTGGGGCAAAGATACAGTCCCAATTTTCTTGATGGGCCACAGCATGGGCGGTGGGATTTCGACTGGTTTCTTTACGCGCCCGCCCGGAGAGGGGCCCGGAGAGGAGGTGAAGGATCTGGTTTCTGGTGTGGTGCTTTCTGCGCCGTGGCTCGACATTCACTTTCCCATCCCGACTTCTGTTGGCGTTGCGCTGATGGGTGTGCTCTTGCgaattgcgccgcgcctgcgtctGCCGCTGGGCCCGCCATCCGACGACCTGTGTCGCGATCCGTTGGTGTGCCGGGCTGTGCGTGAGGACCCGCTTTGCGATACGGGAGTATACACGCGCGGTCTTTATGATCCACTGCGCCACGGCCCCAAGCTTGTGTCAGAAGGGTACAAGCGCtggccgcagcgcctccCGATTCTTGTTGCACACGGGACGGGCGATAAAGTGACGAAATGGAGCTGCTCTAGGGACCTGGTTGATAATTTGAAAAAGCGCGGGTGTGACGCAACCTTTGCTTCGTTCAATGGCAACTACCATGAGAACCTTTTCGAGCCTGGAGCGATTAAGATTAAATTTGCAAATTCTATTATTGAGTACGTTGCGCACTTGGCACTGACATCTAGCTGGATGGATAATGTAATTGCAAGGCGAAAGGTGCATGCAATTGAGTCTCAGACCGTGCCACATTAG
- a CDS encoding ubiquitinyl hydrolase 1 (MEROPS:MER0001795; EggNog:ENOG503NU7E; COG:O), with product MPHKPTELARDEAVESLMNDATLDLGSKRTDPIVAEIEAQRHTAPRSRETWFILPRAWYTLFRTDPMHAPPLDLAPLRDEHSNQIRPGAREGIDYELVPKPAWDTLVARYGLCSTPIACSVVPGVHAHQAPRIELYPPHITLVRFGAANAPSGNSSLRVSAAITLAQLKAKVRAQLALHVPDADMRFVRLPEPLRARAALQRNFLRPAQLHDADPPVEIVEGADTATLAALQLDAPSMLLAVDVRANGTWQWNGAPREAPRHMTRSHTSAALRGLRGLANLGNTCFMNSALQCLSNTPELQEFFAKDVHWEELNAENPLGMGGAIAAAFGRLMQQLWAGNNTAVVPREFKMALARFAPQFTGYAQQDSQELLAFLLDGLHEDLNRILKKPYIEAPDWHGGTEADMVHFARQQWDIYKARNDSVIVDLFQGQYRSTLVCPVCNKVSIKFDPFMYLTLPIPNTRKWRGSVLVVPQHGKIVQVDVQLPATANIAMLRDRVASLTHINPARLAIGEVWSHHIYRWLAEYEPVRDIASGDHVYFWETAQAFTLPAPLRGNSRFSFFHRANRTIEEIEKSFPAPAQPDMITLPVFSCYAPADTHATRRAQGEGFGLPFFVTIPRAATDNAEAIYAALEAQYVRFSKYPDDIPAEFHARLLQCSAFRVHFAVPSAHEPMHRGDQAPELGMEPLETRIARLQNADGWPVLFQGGALYCIWNADAAAALLQETAEDYVWGTHDVIQDAAFQRGTTALSNGKGKPRLALDDCLAEFIKPEQLGQDDLWYCPHCKAFREAMKKFDLWKVPDILVVHLKRFSAGRMARDKLDTYIDFPIEGLDLTEMAVGAKIMRDMHEETPPAETQVGDKYVVPHDPHDDAVAADQPIYDLYAVDNHFGGLGGGHYTAFAKNPTDDRWYNYDDSSVRPVNDPEAVKTAAAYLLFYRRRTARPIGGKSRDKMQEKLHASSSMEQHASDTYLHDTPLPPSDSESSSDESSQERSSP from the coding sequence ATGCCCCATAAACCAACCGAACTAGCGCGAGACGAGGCCGTTGAGTCGCTTATGAACGATGCAACCCTTGACCTCGGTAGCAAACGCACCGACCCCATCGTCGCTGAAAtcgaagcgcagcggcacacagcgccgcgctcgcgcgagACGTGGTTCATACTCCCGCGTGCATGGTACACGCTGTTCCGCACAGATCCCatgcatgcaccgccgctcGACCTTGCGCcactgcgcgacgagcatAGCAACCAGATACGCccaggcgcgcgcgaaggGATCGACTACGAGCTTGTCCCAAAGCCCGCCTGGGATACGCTTGTCGCACGCTACGGCTTGTGCAGCACCCCGATTGCCTGCAGTGTAGTCCCaggcgtgcatgcacacCAAGCACCGCGTATCGAGCTCTATCCCCCTCACATCACGCTCGTGCgtttcggcgcggcgaatGCCCCAAGCGGAAACAGCTCCCTACGCGTCTCTGCCGCCATCACACTTGCCCAGCTCAAGGCaaaggtgcgtgcgcagctggcgtTACACGTGCCAGATGCGGACATGCGGTTCGTGCGTCTCCCTGAGCCTCTTcgggcgcgtgcagcgctccagcgcaatTTTCTCAGgcctgcgcagctgcacgacgccgaTCCCCCGGTAGAAATTGTCGAGGGCGCCGATACTGCaacgcttgcagcgctgcagctaGACGCGCCGAGTATGCTCCTCGCAGTCGATGTGCGTGCTAACGGCACTTGGCAATggaacggcgcgccgcgcgaagcgccAAGGCATAtgacgcgctcgcacacgtcggctgctttgcgcggccTGCGCGGCTTGGCTAATCTCGGTAATACATGCTTTATGAACAGTGCGCTTCAGTGCCTGAGCAACACGCCGGAACTGCAAGAGTTCTTTGCCAAGGACGTGCACTGGGAGGAGCTCAACGCGGAAAACCCCCTCGGgatgggcggcgcgattgCCGCTGCATTCGGGCGCCTCATGCAGCAACTCTGGGCGGGCAACAACACCGCCGTCGTTCCCCGCGAGTTTAAAatggcgcttgcgcggtttgcgccgcagttTACCGGCTACGCACAGCAGGACAGCCAAGAGCTGCTCGCGTTTCTCCTCGACGGTCTGCACGAGGACTTGAATAGGATCTTGAAGAAACCGTATATCGAAGCGCCAGACTGGCACGGCGGCACCGAGGCCGACATGGTCCActttgcgcggcagcaGTGGGATATCTacaaggcgcgcaacgaCTCTGTGATTGTGGACCTCTTCCAGGGCCAGTACCGCAGCACGCTTGTTTGCCCCGTGTGCAACAAGGTCTCGATCAAGTTTGACCCCTTTATGTACCTCACACTGCCCATTCCAAACACGCGCAAATGGCGCGGCAGCGTCCTGGTCGTGCCACAGCATGGCAAGATTGTGCAGGTGGATGTTCAGCTGCCAGCCACGGCCAATATtgccatgctgcgcgatcGCGTAGCGTCGCTTACGCACATAaatccagcgcgccttgccatCGGCGAAGTGTGGTCTCACCACATTTACCGGTGGCTCGCAGAGTACGAGCCCGTGCGCGATATCGCGTCTGGCGACCATGTGTATTTCTGGGAGACTGCACAGGCGTTCACCTTGCCTGCCCCGCTGCGTGGCAACTCGCGGTTCAGCTTCTTCCACCGTGCAAACCGCACGATTGAAGAGATCGAGAAAAGTTTTCCAGCGCCCGCGCAGCCAGACATGATCACGCTTCCTGTCTTTTCCTGCTACGCCCCCGCCGATACGCACGCgactcgacgcgcgcaggGCGAGGGATTTGGGCTGCCGTTCTTTGTCACCATTCCCCGTGCAGCGACGGACAACGCCGAGGCTATTTACGCGGCACTAGAAGCGCAGTACGTGCGGTTCAGCAAATATCCGGACGACATTCCAGCGGAATTTCATGCGCGTCTCCTCCAGTGTTCTGCATTTCGCGTGCACTTTGCCGTTCCCAGTGCACACGAGCCAATGCACCGTGGCGATCAGGCGCCTGAGCTTGGCATGGAGCCGCTTGAGacgcgcattgcgcgttTGCAGAACGCCGACGGGTGGCCAGTCCTGTTCcaaggcggcgcgctgtacTGTATCTGGAATGCtgacgccgccgccgcgctcctccaAGAGACGGCAGAGGACTATGTATGGGGTACTCACGATGTTATCCAGGACGCAGcattccagcgcggcacaaCGGCGCTCAGCAATGGAAAAGGCAAACCGCgactcgcgctcgacgactGCCTGGCCGAATTTATCAAGCCAGAGCAGCTCGGGCAGGACGATTTGTGGTACTGCCCGCACTGCAAGGCATTCCGCGAAGCGATGAAAAAGTTTGATTTGTGGAAAGTACCCGATATCCTCGTCGTACACCTAAAACGCTTCAGTGCTgggcgcatggcgcgcgacaaatTGGATACCTACATCGACTTTCCCATCGAGGGACTCGACCTCACCGAAATGGCCGTCGGCGCCAAGATCATGCGTGACATGCACGAGGAGACACCGCCCGCAGAAACGCAGGTGGGCGATAAATACGTCGTGCCGCACGACCCTCACGACGATGCCGTCGCGGCGGACCAGCCGATCTACGATCTTTACGCCGTCGATAACCATTTCGGCGGCCTCGGGGGGGGCCACTATACCGCTTTCGCCAAAAATCCAACCGATGACCGCTGGTACAACTACGATGATTCCAGCGTGCGCCCCGTCAACGACCCCGAAGCCGTCAAGACGGCCGCTGCCTACCTTTTGTTCTATCGAcgccgcacggcgcgtccTATCGGTGGAAAATCGCGCGATAAGATGCAGGAGAAGCTGCATGCATCGTCTAGCATGGAGCAGCATGCCTCGGATACGTACCTGCACGACACGCCGCTCCCACCGAGCGATTCGGAGTCCAGCTCGGACGAGTCGTCCCAGGAGCGCTCTTCGCCGTAA
- the HHT2 gene encoding histone H3 (COG:B; EggNog:ENOG503P1RT), whose amino-acid sequence MARTKQTARKSTGGKAPRKQLATKAARKSAPSAGGVKKPHRYRPGTVALREIRRYQKSTELLIRKLPFQRLVREIAQDFKTDLRFQSSAVLALQEASEAYLVSLFEDTNLCAIHAKRVTIQPKDMALARRLRGERS is encoded by the coding sequence ATGGCGCGTACCAAGCAGACTGCCCGCAAGTCCACCGGTGGCAAGGCCCCCCGTAAGCAACTCGCCACCAAGGCTGCCCGCAAGTCGGCTCCCTCTGCCGGTGGTGTGAAGAAGCCGCATCGTTACCGCCCTGGTACTGTCGCTCTTCGTGAGATTCGTCGCTACCAGAAGAGCACTGAGCTCCTTATTCGCAAGCTGCCCTTCCAGCGTCTTGTGCGTGAGATTGCCCAGGACTTTAAGACCGACCTTCGCTTCCAGTCCTCTGCCGTCCTTGCTTTGCAGGAGGCTTCTGAGGCCTACCTGGTCTCCCTCTTTGAGGACACCAACCTGTGCGCCATCCACGCTAAGCGTGTGACTATCCAGCCCAAGGATATGGCTCTTGCCCGTCGtctccgcggcgagcgcagctAA
- the NUF2 gene encoding kinetochore-associated Ndc80 complex subunit nuf2 (COG:D; EggNog:ENOG503NVBG), with amino-acid sequence MPENLVAITSPETFTQLMQQDLNRITLLNFWAPWAQPCEQMNNAITEFAKRYPQIMFMNVEAEEQPDVSESFDVEAVPTIIILRGHTLLSKISGANVAALSESLAVHAAAPPQRAFGGVSHSNVAPQAAPANYEAMQRGPLMNEPLDGTDELLHALPPAMKVDAESPQDTERRCRELMTRSKVMLFIKGRPDMPRCGFSQKTVALLREQKVDFDYYDILSDENVRQKLKQINDWPTFPQIIVNGELIGGLDIVKNYTSFPAVSTEELLSVLNEIGLHVAAEDVVKPQSSMAQKVYTAFLDTLAGTLPESLDAQRDAVVADMEYKEIFSDSVTWLLFFREVRAMMEAATVHDFHLQDLTRPQPKRFKRHMSALVNFFRFRADRLAEFDELVLATEELENKRIALEDGVEEARLAITTTIATRKQQEPHVKQLRQENLAHSDKLLELKKEQGKLLAEVDTLKVEKAEAVQKQTDVQYQLQLLAAELNKLHARLVSHPTELRKQLTELHGQMHSDRASLVEHERKAKELRGKMDVLVQLESDLSACIVAMEQVAAELERASREAHALDEAKATIALHEEEQSTLQRRMEHVENQVQLANTRLERARKTLEEQRAASQARMDDLTARLGEVSRNRRERHALAELRNGESADVERELESVLQEHEAHYAKMQLEKDALCRTASAYMDALTRTIPLEM; translated from the exons ATGCCTGAGAATCTGGTGGCGATCACATCGCCGGAAACCTTCACGCAGCTGATGCAGCAGGACCTAAACCGCATTACGCTGCTTAATTTCTGGGCGCCGTGGGCCCAGCCGTGCGAGCAGATGAACAATGCGATTACCGAATTTGCAAAGCGCTACCCCCAAATCATGTTTATGAacgtcgaggccgaggaGCAGCCGGATGTGTCTGAATCATTCGATGTCGAGGCCGTCCCGACAATCATTATCTTGCGTGGCCACACTTTGCTTTCGAAAATTTCCGGCGCCAACGTTGCCGCCTTATCGGAGTCGTTGGCGGTacatgctgcggcgccgccacAGCGTGCATTTGGCGGCGTCTCGCACTCGAATGTTGCACCACAGGCTGCGCCTGCGAATTACGAagccatgcagcgcggcccCTTGATGAACGAGCCGCTGGATGGGAcggacgagctgctgcatgcgctACCGCCCGCCATGAAGGTCGATGCAGAGTCGCCGCAAGATACGGAACGGCGGTGCCGCGAGCTGATGACACGGTCAAAAGTAATGCTATTCATAAAAGGCCGTCCTGATATGCCTCGTTGCGGTTTCAGCCAAAAGACGGttgcgctcttgcgcgagcagaAAGTCGACTTTGACTACTACGATATTCTTTCTGACGAGAACGTGCGACAGAAACTGAAGCAGATAAACGACTGGCCGACGTTCCCGCAGATCATTGTGAATGGCGAGCTTATCGGTGGCCTCGATATCGTCAAG AACTATACATCCTTTCCGGCCGTGAGCACGGAGGAGCTGCTTTCAGTGCTGAATGAGATAGGGTTGCATGTGGCAGCGGAAGATGTAGTCAAGCCGCAGAGCAGCATGGCGCAGAAAGTGTACACGGCGTTCCTCGATACGCTCGCTGGGACGCTGCCGGAAtcgctcgatgcgcagcgcgacgcagtcGTGGCGGATATGGAATACAAG GAAATATTCAGCGACAGTGTCACATGGCTCCTCTTTTTCCGTGAAGT ACGCGCGATGATGGAGGCCGCTACCGTGCACGATTTTCACCTGCAAGACTTGACGCGTCCACAGCCCAAGCGATTTAAGCGGCACATGTCTGCCCTGGTCAATTTTTTCCGCTTCCGCGCCGACCGCCTCGCGGAATTTGACGAGTTGGTTCTCGCGACCGAGGAGCTAGAAAACAAGCGGATCGCCCTCGAGGACGGTGTCGAGGAAGCGCGGCTTGCCATCACAACGACAATTGCGACACGGAAACAACAAGAGCCACACGTGAAGCAGCTCCGGCAGGAGAATTTGGCGCACTCTGACAAACTATTGGAGCTCAAAAAAGAGCaaggcaagctgctcgccgaGGTCGACACTCTCAAGGTCGAGAAGGCCGAAGCCGTACAGAAGCAGACGGATGTGCAATACCAGCTACAACTGCTTGCTGCGGAGCTGAACAagctgcacgcacggctCGTCTCGCACCCCACCGAgctccgcaagcagctcaCCGAGCTTCACGGCCAAATGCACAGCGATCGCGCATCCCTTGTggagcacgagcgcaaagcaaaGGAGCTGCGTGGCAAGATGGACGTACTTGTCCAGCTTGAGTCGGACCTGAGCGCATGCATCGTGGCGATGGAGCAAGTTGCCGcagagctggagcgcgcgtcgagagAAGCCCATGCACTGGACGAGGCCAAGGCGACgattgcgctgcacgaagAGGAGCAGTCTACactgcagcggcgcatggagcaCGTAGAGAATCAGGTCCAGCTTGCGAATACGCGCTTagagcgtgcgcgcaagacgctggaggagcagcgcgcggcgagtcAGGCGCGTATGGACGATCTTactgcgcgccttggcgaggTATCGCGGAATCGGAGGGAGCGCCATGCGCTCGCAGAGCTACGGAATGGCGAGAGTGCAGAtgtggagcgcgagctggaaTCGGTGCTCCAGGAGCACGAGGCGCATTATGCCAAGATGCAGCTGGAGAAGGATGCGCTATGCCGGACAGCGTCGGCGTATATGGACGCGTTGACGCGCACCATCCCACTAGAGATGTAG
- the THR1 gene encoding homoserine kinase (EggNog:ENOG503NVIX; COG:E), with product MSLREFVIKVPCTSSNIGPGFDVLGLSLSLYLKLHVSVDPSKTGQREPVLSYAGQGAKEAPLNPYQNLITRVALYVLRVNKIAQFPAGVTIHVDNDIPFGRGLGSSGAAVVAGIFLGNALGQLDIPRARLLDYALMIERHPDNVTAALVGGFVGSYLRELSPKDTATTQVPLSEVLPEYPHNASASWGTEPPVPPFGIGHFIRYGWAPEIKVIAIVPHFEVLTAEARSVLPKQYASQDVVFNLQRLSVLTAALARSPPDANLIYQAMQDKIHQPYRKHLIPGLARILASVMPTSHPGLLGICLSGAGPTILALATQDMEQIADTICAEFAKEDITCDVKFLDVTQDGATVEE from the coding sequence atgtcgctgcgcgaatTTGTGATCAAGGTGCCGTGCACCTCGTCGAATATCGGCCCTGGCTTTGACGTGCTGGGTCTCTCGCTCTCGCTCTACCTGAAGCTGCACGTCTCGGTAGATCCAAGCAAGACCGGGCAGCGCGAGCCAGTGCTTTCCTATgcaggccaaggcgcaaaagaagcgccGCTGAATCCATACCAAAATCTGATCACCCGTGTCGCGCTGTACGTCCTGCGTGTGAACAAGATCGCACAGTTTCCTGCGGGAGTTACGATCCATGTGGATAACGATATCCCCTTTGGCCGCGGTCTTGGCAGCTCAGGTGCCGCGGTCGTCGCTGGCATCTTTCTCGGCAACGCGCTCGGCCAACTCGACATTCCCCGTGCACGCCTGCTTGACTATGCACTCATGATCGAGCGCCATCCTGATAATGTGACGGCCGCCCTGGTTGGTGGATTTGTCGGCTCCTACCTCCGCGAGTTGAGTCCCAAAGATACAGCAACGACACAGGTGCCGCTCAGCGAAGTGCTCCCGGAATACCCACACAACGCGTCCGCAAGCTGGGGGACCGAGCCGCCTGTTCCACCTTTTGGCATCGGCCATTTTATTCGTTATGGCTGGGCGCCAGAGATCAAGGTGATTGCCATTGTACCGCACTTTGAAGTGCTCACCGcagaggcgcgcagcgtcttgccaAAGCAATACGCGAGCCAAGACGTGGTGTTCAATCTCCAACGCCTCTCCGTACTCACCGCCGCTCtcgcacgctcgccgccAGACGCGAATCTGATTTATCAGGCGATGCAAGACAAGATTCACCAGCCGTACCGCAAGCATTTGATCCCGGGCCTCGCGCGTATATTGGCGTCGGTTATGCCCACGTCTCATCCGGGGCTCCTGGGCATCTGCCTGTCGGGCGCAGGGCCCACAATCCTTGCACTCGCCACGCAGGACATGGAACAGATCGCGGATACGATCTGCGCCGAGTTTGCCAAGGAGGATATCACTTGCGACGTCAAATTCCTCGACGTGACGCAGGACGGCGCGACGGTCGAGGAATAG